Proteins encoded by one window of Brienomyrus brachyistius isolate T26 chromosome 1, BBRACH_0.4, whole genome shotgun sequence:
- the LOC125739576 gene encoding G-protein coupled receptor family C group 5 member B-like: MRMSIGEHRVLRAGEYDTLRQAMAFPSLFPILLIFSLVGSGFAEEEASPQGCGSFLCNLDAAWGVAVAVGAGIAALASLILALVLLCRLRHITEPEARSGVAPLLLLLATVFMLCAVSFAYVIERNDSVCIARHSLWGALLVLTIAYQATQGVRLLRCPCFRALAGVVIGSAVVLGLAILEWILAIALHPGRPVCQYGPLRISLVFLYMLLLMLIIPITLSCGLTRGQPEWRYRIVSLFVMCYISAVVWTTDLAYHVHKESLPVQSPNREDEILAKVLVSQAWLLLLLHIAPEAQACLRPAPQPSGPHDVPEQAQPRLRGASLEEGIPLSPQPTVESQGSASYSSSDGSGSQWPSTSFHIETSSNAEPMPSTSTGMSHIWHTETSRF, translated from the exons ATGAGAATGAGCATAGGCGAACATCGCGTTTTACGAGCTGGTGAATACGACACACTACGGCAAG CAATGGCATTTCCTTCGTTGTTCCCTATCCTCCTCATCTTCTCCCTGGTGGGCAGCGGCTTTGCGGAGGAAGAGGCTTCTCCTCAAGGCTGTGGCTCTTTCCTGTGTAACCTGGATGCAGCGTGGGGTGTAGCGGTGGCAGTGGGGGCAGGCATAGCTGCCCTGGCCTCACTGATCCTGGCCCTGGTGCTGTTGTGCCGCCTGCGACACATAACGGAGCCTGAGGCACGCAGTGGGGTGGCACCACTGCtcctgcttctcgccacggTCTTCATGCTCTGTGCTGTCAGCTTCGCGTACGTCATAGAGCGGAATGACAGTGTCTGCATTGCCCGGCACTCCCTCTGGGGGGCACTGCTTGTCCTCACAATAGCATACCAAGCGACCCAGGGTGTGCGATTGCTCCGGTGCCCCTGCTTCAGGGCCTTGGCCGGGGTGGTGATAGGctcggctgtagtgctgggtCTTGCTATTCTTGAATGGATCCTGGCGATTGCACTACACCCAGGCCGGCCCGTCTGCCAGTACGGGCCACTGCGTATCAGCTTAGTCTTCCTATACATGCTGCTCTTGATGTTAATTATACCAATTACCTTGAGCTGTGGCCTGACTCGGGGGCAGCCAGAGTGGAGATATAGGATTGTGAGTCTGTTCGTCATGTGCTATATCTCTGCTGTGGTGTGGACCACAGATTTGGCATACCACGTGCACAAGGAATCGCTTCCTGTCCAGTCCCCCAACAGGGAAGATGAGATACTGGCAAAGGTGCTGGTGTCGCAGgcctggctgctgctgctgctccacatcGCCCCTGAAGCCCAGGCCTGCCTGCGCCCAGCCCCACAGCCCTCGGGTCCACATGATGTTCCCGAGCAGGCCCAGCCCCGCCTGAGGGGGGCCAGTTTGGAAGAGGGCATTCCCCTGTCCCCCCAGCCCACAGTAGAGAGCCAGGGCTCTGCATCGTACAGCAGCTCAG ATGGTTCTGGAAGTCAGTGGCCCAGCACTTCCTTCCACATAGAGACGAGCAGCAACGCA GAGCCCATGCCCTCCACCTCCACTGGAATGTCTCATATCTGGCATACAGAGACATCAAGATTCTGA
- the si:dkey-1h24.6 gene encoding T-cell-specific surface glycoprotein CD28 isoform X1: MHLGQLRAAHLILFLWTLKNLSFGCNDIYPLTVHVKAHESLTVLCPNATKDEMTFKLYFNKQQIGNRTFNGSQTKNENVTGMGIDLRVNQQNRGAHFEISSVQPNSTGIYSCEAEVLFPPPYQKLTARLIAVFVEEERCQPQGIKQCPSESSPTFLWWPIGYGILGFYCLAMTCITAVLWYKLKIKQCLQNDYMNMKPGGFRKRPRVQHPAIMGRY; encoded by the exons ATGCATCTCGGCCAGCTTAGAGCAGCTCATCTGATTCTCTTTCTCTGGACCCTCAAGAACCTTTCCTTCGGTTGCAATG ACATATACCCACTGACGGTGCATGTGAAAGCCCACGAGTCCCTAACTGTGCTCTGCCCTAATGCCACTAAAGATGAGATGACCTTTAAACTCTACTTTAATAAGCAGCAGATCGGCAACAGAACCTTCAACGGGAGCCAGACCAAGAATGAGAATGTGACAGGGATGGGCATAGACCTCAGAGTGAACCAGCAGAATCGTGGGGCCCACTTTGAGATTTCAAGCGTGCAGCCCAACAGCACAGGCATCTACTCATGCGAGGCAGAGGTTCTGTTTCCTCCTCCATACCAGAAGCTGACCGCCAGATTGATTGCTGTCTTTGTTGAAG AAGAGCGCTGCCAGCCGCAAGGAATAAAACAGTGTCCCTCCGAGAGCTCACCCACCTTCTTATGGTGGCCTATAGGCTATGGGATCCTGGGCTTCTACTGCCTGGCCATGACCTGCATTACTGCTGTTCTCTGG TACAAACTCAAGATTAAACAATGCCTTCAGAATGATTACATGAACATGAAGCCAGGAGGTTTCCGGAAGCGTCCGCGAGTGCAGCATCCAGCCATAATGGGCAGATACTGA
- the si:dkey-1h24.6 gene encoding T-cell-specific surface glycoprotein CD28 isoform X2, with protein MHLGQLRAAHLILFLWTLKNLSFGCNDIYPLTVHVKAHESLTVLCPNATKDEMTFKLYFNKQQIGNRTFNGSQTKNENVTGMGIDLRVNQQNRGAHFEISSVQPNSTGIYSCEAEVLFPPPYQKLTARLIAVFVEERCQPQGIKQCPSESSPTFLWWPIGYGILGFYCLAMTCITAVLWYKLKIKQCLQNDYMNMKPGGFRKRPRVQHPAIMGRY; from the exons ATGCATCTCGGCCAGCTTAGAGCAGCTCATCTGATTCTCTTTCTCTGGACCCTCAAGAACCTTTCCTTCGGTTGCAATG ACATATACCCACTGACGGTGCATGTGAAAGCCCACGAGTCCCTAACTGTGCTCTGCCCTAATGCCACTAAAGATGAGATGACCTTTAAACTCTACTTTAATAAGCAGCAGATCGGCAACAGAACCTTCAACGGGAGCCAGACCAAGAATGAGAATGTGACAGGGATGGGCATAGACCTCAGAGTGAACCAGCAGAATCGTGGGGCCCACTTTGAGATTTCAAGCGTGCAGCCCAACAGCACAGGCATCTACTCATGCGAGGCAGAGGTTCTGTTTCCTCCTCCATACCAGAAGCTGACCGCCAGATTGATTGCTGTCTTTGTTGAAG AGCGCTGCCAGCCGCAAGGAATAAAACAGTGTCCCTCCGAGAGCTCACCCACCTTCTTATGGTGGCCTATAGGCTATGGGATCCTGGGCTTCTACTGCCTGGCCATGACCTGCATTACTGCTGTTCTCTGG TACAAACTCAAGATTAAACAATGCCTTCAGAATGATTACATGAACATGAAGCCAGGAGGTTTCCGGAAGCGTCCGCGAGTGCAGCATCCAGCCATAATGGGCAGATACTGA
- the si:dkey-1h24.6 gene encoding T-cell-specific surface glycoprotein CD28 isoform X3: protein MHLGQLRAAHLILFLWTLKNLSFGCNGEPRLELIFSEIKYEEKNYYSGGILTLKLHLSSTQIGNRTFNGSQTKNENVTGMGIDLRVNQQNRGAHFEISSVQPNSTGIYSCEAEVLFPPPYQKLTARLIAVFVEEERCQPQGIKQCPSESSPTFLWWPIGYGILGFYCLAMTCITAVLWYKLKIKQCLQNDYMNMKPGGFRKRPRVQHPAIMGRY from the exons ATGCATCTCGGCCAGCTTAGAGCAGCTCATCTGATTCTCTTTCTCTGGACCCTCAAGAACCTTTCCTTCGGTTGCAATGGTGAGCCACGCCTCGAGCTTATCTTTTCGGAAATAAAATATGaagaaaaaaactattattCCGGTGGTATCCTGACACTCAAATTGCATTTGTCATCCACG CAGATCGGCAACAGAACCTTCAACGGGAGCCAGACCAAGAATGAGAATGTGACAGGGATGGGCATAGACCTCAGAGTGAACCAGCAGAATCGTGGGGCCCACTTTGAGATTTCAAGCGTGCAGCCCAACAGCACAGGCATCTACTCATGCGAGGCAGAGGTTCTGTTTCCTCCTCCATACCAGAAGCTGACCGCCAGATTGATTGCTGTCTTTGTTGAAG AAGAGCGCTGCCAGCCGCAAGGAATAAAACAGTGTCCCTCCGAGAGCTCACCCACCTTCTTATGGTGGCCTATAGGCTATGGGATCCTGGGCTTCTACTGCCTGGCCATGACCTGCATTACTGCTGTTCTCTGG TACAAACTCAAGATTAAACAATGCCTTCAGAATGATTACATGAACATGAAGCCAGGAGGTTTCCGGAAGCGTCCGCGAGTGCAGCATCCAGCCATAATGGGCAGATACTGA